AACGTGACTGAAATAACTAAAAAACCAGCAACAGAACAAGCTAAAGCCATTGCACAGCCAGCAGCATCAGAGCAATCAAGTGCATTAGTGAGCAGCGTTATGTCGCAACTTGGATTATCTCAAACTCAAGCTGAAGGCGGATTAGGATCATTGCTTAATTTGGCCCAAACCAATTTAGGTAACAATGATTTCAGTCAGCTAAGCAACAGTATCCCCAATGCTGATGGGTTAATGGCTGCAGTACCTGCGCTATCATCGGATAATGGTATGTCGGGATTATTATCAAAAGCAGGTAATTTAGGCTCTTCGTTACAAGGGAGCGCTATGGTATATGATGCTTTTGAAAAACTCGGTATATCAAAAGACTACATTGTACCTATGGTTGATATCGCTAAAAACTATCTTCAGCAAAGTGGTGGTGAAGGCACAGTGGATTTATTAATGAAAGGTCTAGGTTCAATCTTATAACCTGCTTTCAAGAGCCTAAATTGTTAACCCAAGCAACACTTGGGTTAACATAATTTAATCCCAAGCTATTCGCTTGGGATTATCATTTTTGCTAGCATCAAAACGAACAGTAATATTGGACAGCCTAATTATGATCGCAAAACTAAAGCACTTTATCCAATCCCATACTCAAGAAAGTAGCCCAGAAGACAAGGTAAAACACCTCAATCTTGCGGCAGCAACGCTGTTGCTTGAAGTTGTCTATGCAGATGAACACTTGGCATCGTCGGAAGCCGCTTTGCTACCCGCAATGCTGGTTAATACACTACATATTAGTGCAGATGAAGCCTCTGAACTGATCAATGAAGCTAAACTCAGCCGCCATAATGCCACCTCATTATTTGAGTTTACCACTGAGATCAACAGTCAGTTTAGCGTTGAAGATAAGCAGAAACTACTGCTTGCGATGTGGAAATTAGCCTATGCCGATGGTGAATTGTCGCAATATGAAGACCAAATTATTCGCCGCACAGCTGATTTACTGTATTTAAAACACAGTGAACTGATTCAAATGCGCAATATCGCCATGGAAATACGTTAAGTCATGGCCAATTAGCCTTGGGTATTACTCATTAAATACTTACGCGTAAGATGGGCTTTTTGCCAAAACATAAATGGCGCAATCACTAACACCAATACCGTGGCGTAAATCATATTACTGCCAAGGGCAATGCCCAAACCAATACAAAACACACAACCTGCAATAACTAATGGCAAATATCGTTTACTGAGTAATTTAGCCGCTGACAACATCGCCAGTAAGTAAATAATCACAAAAACGCCATTGCTCCATGCAATTAAGTCTTCTAATTCTTGCGAGCTAAAATAGGTAACAACAATCACCACCGCCATTGAGCCCAAAATCGCAAACAAGGCTCTAAAAGGGACTCCATGTGGGTTTAACTTGTCGAAATAGCGCGGCAAAATACCTTCTTTACTAAAACTCCACAATAAACGGGCGGCACTGGCAGCATAGACATTGACAGTGGCTAAACCGCTAGCTATGCCTAAAATACCAATAATATAGGCGCCATATCCACTGAGAAAAGTGTTTGATAATAAATAATCAAATGCCGATATCATGGCTAAGCCGGCACCCTCTGTTGGCACCATGAGAAGTAAAAACGTGCAGGCTAAGTAAATAACCCCAACCAATACCGTGCCCATCATCATGGCAGGCAGCAAATCTTTATCCGGCTGACGAAAATCACTGGCCAAATGCGTCATGGCTTCGATGCCTAAAAAGCTCCAAAAACCAATGCCCATGGCTAACATCACCCCACTAAATTGCGGATGGCTACTGTGGGCAAAGTTTTCTAGCTGCCCAACATTTAAGCCACTGGCTCCAAATAATATTGCCACAACCGCAACAATCAATAGTGTCAGCATAAACTGTAACTTTGCCGACACTTGAATACCTTTAATATTGAGCAGCAGTAACACAGCAACAATCAATAACTCTGCGACTAATTGACCTAGCCCTGATATTGATATCAGTGCTTCTAAAAATTGAAAGGTCATCAAAATTGCAGCAGGTGCTCCAATGGGGATAACTAATAAAAAGATTAGTCCAATGGTTCTTCCTGCGGTTGCACCAAATGCCTTTTCAATAAAGTAAGCAGGACCAGAAGCATGAGGAAAACGACTGGCTAACAAACCAAATACTAATGCGACAGGGATAATTGCTACCGTTAAGAGTAACCATGCTAATAACGAGGCTGAACCCGCTACCTCTATGGTCATTTGCGGTAAAATAAATATCCCGGTGCCTAACAAAGTGGTGGCCATTAAGCCTGCACCTTGCCAGCGGCCTATTGTTGCATTCATTTGATTCATTATTTTATTCTTACTGAAATAGGTGGCGACATTATAAGGCCAAACAGCAAAACATTCTGCGGGTTAATTGGCTCAAGTTGCTTTACTAAACCGACATAATGACGGAAAAGTGACAACTTTCCATCATAATGACAGAATAGAACGATAGTACTCAATTACTGAGATATAAATCATTGGATAAATTTGATAAAGCGATTGTAAGCGAATTACGCCTCAATGCTCGGCAGAGCATTTCGTTTATTGCCGAAAAAGTGAGTTTATCGCGCAGCGCTGTGACAGAACGAATCAAGAAGTTGGAGCAAACGGGTGTTATCCGTGGTTATCAGGTTTTACTGAGTGAGTCGCAAAAGCAAGGGGTATCAGCCTACTTTGAAATTCAGCATCGTTGCGCCCGTTGCGCTGAAGTGATTCATATTTTTACCACAATACCGGAAGTGATTACCTGCCAAGGCATCACAGGAGACATGGATTTACTGGTCTATGTACATGCTAACTCAATGCAGCGATTGCATGAAATCCGTGAATTTATCGATGCTCAGGCTGACATAGTCAAAATAAAAACTCATGTGGTATTAAGCGAGTGGATTAACAATCAAGCATAAAAAAAGCTCTGTATAAACAGAGCTTAATAGTTAAGTGTCGTGACTAGGCTAATTGTTTACCTATCTCTAAACCCTTACCGCGTAATTCATCGAATCGGTCGGCTAATCCATCCATATCCATCTTGATGATACCCGCTTCATGATTGGCCTTTCCGGCTAACCAAGCAGTAAACGATTCTTCATCTCGATCATCATCCCAGTGACGAAAGACTTGGTGCGATAAATAAATCACCGAAGCAAGTTTAGATGCAGGTTTTGCCGCTAACGGATCTCGTTGATATTGAATGCCTTGTACCAATGATGGCGTAAATTTCCAGGTCTTAGCTAATAATGCCCCGACAGCAGGAGAGTCAAAACCGAGTAATTCGGTTTCAAGTTGCTGTTTATCCCCACCCGCTTGCACTGCGAGTCGAATGTTAGCTGACATCTTAGGCTCAACGACAGCAATTAATAAATCGCCAATATTATGTAAAATTGCGCAGGTAAAGGCTTCATCTGGAGGAACACCACAGCGCTTAGCCATTTCTTGCGCATATAGCGCCTCTTCAAATGTCTCGCCCCAAAAATCAGCTAAGTCAACACCATCAACATTGGGAATGGCACCAATTACCGCAGAAGCAATAACTAAGGTTCGTAAGGTTTGCATGCCTAAGCGGATCACGGCTTCATCTATACTGCCTACTTCGCGGCTTCGCCCAAAATGGGCAGAATTAGCGAGTCTTAATACCCTTGCACTAATTAAAGGATCTTGAGCGACTTTCGCAGAAATACTTTTTACCGTGCTATTGTCATTGTTTACCGCATCTAACAGCTCACTAACCGCTTTAGGTAAACGGGGTAATTCATCGACTCGTTTTAATAATGCCGCTGATTCCATATTTATAGTGTCCTTGTTGTTATTGTTTTTAATGTCTTATTTAAATCATATTAGTAACTGTAGTACAACAAATAAAACAAGACTGAATATGGCTACTGTTTGATTGAAACGTTAAGCATTTTTTTCATCATTTTTTGGATAAAAACCTGCACTAAATCTTAGATGTAACGCTAACTTAGCGTTACACTAATATTCGATTATTTATTTGTAATATGAGCCGATATGCAACAACAAACCAGCGCCGATATGAATTTGTTATGGGGTCAATTGATCTTGGAGGAACTGGCACGCTTAGGAGTTAAGCATGTCTGTATGGCACCAGGTTCTCGCTCTACTCCGTTAACATTGGCCGCTGCGAGTCAAACCTTACTGACACGCCACATTCATTTTGATGAGCGTGGATTAGGATTTATGGCCCTCGGACTGGCAAAGGCCAGTAATGCGCCTGTCGCCATCATTACTACTTCAGGTACTGCGGTGGCAAACCTTTATCCGGCCATTGTAGAAGCATGGTTAACCCATGTGCCGTTGATTATTTTATCGGGTGACAGACCGCCTGAATTGATTGATTGCGGTGCTAATCAAGCAATTATTCAGCCCGCCATATTTGCGCAATATGCCAAGCAAGTTAATTTACCGACGCCTGATCTGGGTTATCCGGCGAGTGCATTACTGAGTACTATTGATCACGCTGTGGCCAACCAGCATCAACCAGTACACATAAATTGTATGTACCGCGAGCCTCTATACCCCGCAGAATTGGTCACATTAGCTCATGTGAAGAAAACGGCTAGTGTAACAACATCAACGTATCTTGCGCCCTTAAACCAATGGTTTGAAACCACTAAGCCACTGACTCGTTATGCTCGTCCAGCTAGTGCTGAGTTACCGTCTACCGACACCTTAATGCGCTTTGTTCATGGTAAAGGCGTGATAGTAGTAGGAACTTTAGCTCCAGAGGATAATGCTCAGCAAATCGTCGCATTAGGGCAAAAGTTGGGCTGGCCAGTATTGGTCGATGCACAATCACAATTGCGCCAGCATCCTGGGGTAATTGGTCACGTTGATCAGTTATTATTAAACGCTAAAGCCAACAAACAACTTGAACAAGCTGAGCGGATATTAGTGTTTGGTGGGCGCTTTATTTCCAAACGATTAATTCAATATATTGCCCAGCAAAATTGGCATAGCTATTGGCAAATAGGTAAGTACAGCGATCGTTTAGATCCGGCCCATCAAGCTAAAGATTTTTTCCAAGCCAGTGTTCAAGCCGTATGCCAGCTCCCTTGGCCACGCTCATCACAGGCCAACTGGGCATTAGCATTATTACCGCTAAATGAGTCGTTAGAGTCGCTGTTGAAACAACAAATAGACAATACAACCTTTGGTGAAGCGCAAGTGATACGTGCAATCGCTTTAGCGCAAACAGACCAAGATGTACTGTTTATTGGTAATAGTTTACCGATTCGCCTCTATGATATGTATGCGCCAATCGCCACTAACACACCGGCAATTTATACCAATCGTGGCGCGTCGGGTATTGATGGTTTAATTGCCACTGCTTGTGGTATTGCGGCAGATAAAAATGCACCAACCACCCTAGTTATCGGCGACTTGTCTTGCTTGCATGATTTCAATTCATTGGCACTCTTGAAGCAAATGACTCAACCATTTGTGCTGGTTATTCTCAATAACGATGGCGGCAATATCTTTAATTTATTGCCTGTGCCTAATGAAAGCCTGCGTAATGATTTTTACCGCTTAAGCCATGGTTTAGAGTTTGGCTATGGTGCCGCCATGTTTGGTTTGGCATATCGACAAGCAGATGACATTGAATCGTTTAATCAGGCTTATCATGAAGCCTTTGAGTTCAATTGTGCGTCAGTCATTGAAGTTAATGTCAGCCCAACTCAAGCGAGCGATCAAATAACGCAAATCAACCAATGGGTGAAACAACATTAATGGTGATGATCCGTCGTTTTGGCCAACCACAATTACCCGCATTACTCATGCTGCATGGTTTTTTGGGCAGCAAAGACGACTGGTCTATTTTAATGCCACGTTTAAGCCAATATTTTCATTGTATTTGTATTGATTTACCTGGTCATGGCGAGAATATCGACACTTTAGACTCGCCGGGGTTGCACCAAGCTGCAAAGCTGATCGTCAGTAAAATACATGCCATGGGCTATAGGCAGTTTCATTTACTCGGCTATTCTCTTGGGGGGCGAATTGCACTGCATATTGCCGATGACTTTGCAGATTCACTCTTAAGCTTAACCCTCGAATCTGCTCATCCTGGTTTGCAAGACTCTCAGCAGCAAGCGGCTCGCTCCCAAAGCGATAACCTGTGGGCGAACAAACTCAAGTATTTACCCATAACGGACTTTCTCAGCCTGTGGTATCAGCAAGCTGTTTTTAGCGACTTGAGTAAACATCAAAAACAACAACTTATCGCTATACGGCGGATTAACGATCCCCAACGCTTGGCTAATTGCTTTATAACAACCTCACTGAGCTTGCAACAAGACTGTCGAACGGTACTTGAGCGCCTAAACTGCCCGTGTCATTTTATTTATGGTGTAGATGATAAAAAGTTTGCACAAGTGGCTATCGATTGGCAGGCTTCACTCGCCGATTCTGCTCAACACTTACAGCTAAAGCCATTGCATGCTGCAGGGCATAATATTCACAGCCTGCACCCTGATTTATTTACCGATACTTTACTGGCGTTATTATGCCCAGAACCGTTAACCGGTTTAAAGGAGCGATAATGTCATTACTTGACCACTTAACCATCAGCCGTTGTAGCCTGTATCAGTATCAAATTGAGCTTACCCCTTACTTACCTGTAGGTAAGCAACGAATTGATTGTCGTAAAGGCTTGGTACTCGAGATCCAACTCAATAACCAGCAAACAGCTTGGGTTGAAATCGCGCCACTGTCAGGCTTGGACATTAATAGCCAAGTGATCAGCGGGTTTAGCCAAGAATCCCTTGCTGAGGTGCAATGGCAACTGCAGCATGTGTTAGCAAATTTAATTGATCAACCCTTGGCGATATTAAATGATATGGCCCAGCAGATGTCGCTACCATCGCTAGCATTTGCATTGAGCTTATTGGATGCAAAATTAACTCATAAATTGCCTATTCGCATTGATAATCCTCATACTCAATCAGCTGTAGTTCCATTACTTTATGATGGTATGTCAATCGAGGTTATGACCCAAAAGCTCCTAACACAAGGCGACATAAACAGCGTTAAAGTTAAAGTCGCTCAAACCGACATGGCAAGCGAGATCCAATTTGTGTATCAAATACTGGCTATCGCACCGCACGTCACTTTACGTTTAGATGCCAATGCAGGCTTTAGTCTTGAACAAGCTATCGACTTTTTAGCCTGCTTACCCAAACACAAAATTGAATATATTGAAGAGCCTTGCATTAACCCTAACGATAATCGACAAATATATCGCCAATTAGGGATTAAATATGCGCTTGATGAATCACTCAACTCGCCTCAGTTTGATCTAGATGTCGCCTTACAACAACCCGGTTTAGGCGCATTAATCATCAAACCCATGTTATTGGGTTCGCTGGAGAAATTGCAAAATATGATAAGCCAAGCTCATATTGAGGGGGTACGTTGTATATTAAGCTCAAGCTTAGAAGCGAATATGGGCATTAACGACTTACGCTTGGTAAGCCAAGCTTTAACCCCCTGATGAGTCACCGGGCCTTGATACATTAAGCGCCTTTACGCAGCCCTTGCTGTTGGCTACATCAGAACTATCACCGCAACTCAATGAGCAAGTACTAGAGCCGCTGATGCATATAGGCCAAGCTCGTGACTCAAACAAGGTGAATTAATCATGATGTCACCTTTGCATCAAGCAGGGTTAAATTACCCGAACGCCATTGCCATTGAAGAGGCCACTTTAGACCAAGATGTGAACTCTCGGATCAACTACGCTCGCTTAAGTGGTTTAGTCCATCATGTAGGGCAACAATTACAAGCTCAAGGCGTCAAGCAAGGCGACATAGTCGCATGTTTATCCCACAATAATATTGAGATGATCTGTCTGTATTGGGCCTGCGTTGATGCTGGGTGGATATTTTTACCTCTGTCGCCTAGATTTGCCGATATGCAGATCAATCAGCTTATTGAACGCTTTGATCTGCAATGGCTCTGGACCGATACTCCCACCAGAAAAACGCTAATAAAAATCCGCCATTGGCTCGATATTGATCTGCCTAAAACCTTACCTCAAGGCGCCAGCCACAGCGCTGAAATATCACCCCATATAGCTTCAAACATTATTCTCACCTCTGGTTCAAGTGGCCCACCAAAAGCAGCGGTCCATTGTTTAAACAACCATCTGAGCAGCGCCAGAGGGTCTGCGAGCTTCATTGCTCTTAAGGTATCTGACACTTGGTTATTATCATTGCCACTATTTCACATTGGTGGTTTAGCCATTATTCATCGCTGCACCTTAGCCGGCGCCTGCATTGTGCTACGAAATTCCGCACAGCCACTGGCTGAGCAACTGACTGACAACCATATTACTCATGTGTCATTAGTGCCCACCCAAGCGATTCAGATACTGCAACAGCAACCTGATGCATTTGCCCATATCAGCGCCTTACTTTTAGGTGGTGGCGTCATAGAACCCGCTCTTATTGAGACGCTAAAGCAGCAAAACATTAATGCTTACACTAGCTATGGTATGACAGAAATGAGTTCGCAAATTACCACAGCGAAAGCGAATTTATTAGGCCATCATGGGTATCCTTTACCTTCGAGACAGCTTAGCTTGAAAGATGGCGTTGTTTACGTCAAAGGCGAGTGTTTATTTTTAGGCTATTTAACCGAGCAAGGGTTAACCTTACCATTAGATGATCAAGGCTGGTTTTGTACCAATGATAAGGGCCAATTAGATCCTGAAGGGCAGCTCAGTATTTTAGGGCGAGTGGATAACATGTTTATCTGTGGCGGTGAAAATATTCATCCAGAACAAATTGAAGCTGTGTTATTAAGCCATCCAAATGTCGCCCAGGCAATTGTATTTGCAGTAACCGATGCGACGTTTGGTCACTTACCTGGCGCTATTATTGATTATTGCGCAGTAGACAATAGCCATAACGTTGGGAGCAACCATAGCCACCATTGTGACCATAATAAAATGGCGATCGATATAGACGTTGTCAACTTGCAACTGAGTCAGTTAGTAGAATCAACACTGGCACGCTTCAAGCGTCCTAGGCAGTTTTTTACCTGGCCACAAAATGTGGTTTCAAGTGGGTTAAAAGTGCCAAGAAAAAGTATTATTGCGGCAATTCAACCGCAGATAAACGCATCAAAAACAGCGCAGTAATTCATAGCGATACCCTAAAAAAAGTGGCTATCAGCCATAGCAGTTTATTAGACTCACGTTACCTGCAACAGATAATGCCGCGTAAACGACACTGCAAATTTTAGCCATAAAAAAACCTGCCGTAGCAGGTTTTAATTGAGCAACAAACAGGCTGGAGTATTACTCCATGCAAGATTTAAGCTTGTTCATGGCATTTTTTTCTAGCTGTCTAATACGTTCAGCAGACACTTGATAAGTCGATGCAAGCTCTTGCAAGGTGACTTTATTATCATCTAACCAACGCGCACGTAATATGTGCTGACTGCGTTCATCTAAGGTTTTGATAGCTGATAATAAACGTGCTTGAGAATCAGCTTCCCAATTAGCATGTTCAACCTGATCGGCCAAATCTGAAGAATGATCTTCTAGATACAATGCTGGGGCAAAATCATGATTATCATCATCACTGTCATTGGTTAAGTCAAAAGCCGGATCTTGGGCTGCCATCCGCGACTCCATTTCGGTCACGTCAGCTTTCGATACTCCCAAATTCTCCGCGACCATAGTCACTTCAGCGTCACTAAACCAACCTAAACGTTTTTTAGATTTACGAATATTAAAGAATAACTTACGTTGTGCTTTTGTGGTCGCAACTTTCACAATACGCCAGTTTTTCAACACGTATTCATGAATTTCTGCTTTAATCCAATGCACGGCAAAAGACACCAGACGCACCCCGACATCAGGGTCGAAGCGTTTAACCGCTTTCATCAAGCCGATATTACCTTCTTGAATAAGGTCCGCCTGCGGCAAACCGTATCCTGAGTAACCTTTGGCAACATGCACAACAAAACGAAGATGGGACATAATTAGTTGCTTTGCAGCATGTAGATCGCCATTTTCTTGTAAACGCTTGGCGATGTCGTACTCGGTATCCGCATCCAACATGTTAATGCTGGTCACAGACTGGATGTACGCTTCTAGACTGCTAGTGCTGTGTGGTACAGCCAGCGCCATTGATTGCGTTTGATAAGTCATTCGCTCTCCTACTACATTCAAAAATATATTTCAGCTAACTCAATACGATGAGTCGAGTCTGTTAGTTCACAACACTATCAGCTAACAACACTGTAGTTGATAAAGAAACGAGGCTCACTCGATTTAGCCGATAAACTATCAACTATATGACATCATATGTCAAATAAGGTTCAACTAGGTGAACATTTTTACCGCAAGGTAGCCACAAAGCAAGTGAACAAAGGTTCATTTATTATCAGCTGTTGATAATTATACGCCTGCTATTATGACGGTTCAATGCTACGTAAGTGCTGACGTACAGACAAATACGATCCCAACCAGCCTAAAAATGAGGCCAGTAATACCAGCTTAATCAACTCAGAAAATGTTAATGCTTGAATCGTTAACTCACTACCGTATAAACCCAATAACTCGGCTAAAGCACCATCAAGATACCACACTAACACATTAATAATCAGCCACGCCAAAATCCCGCCTATCACGCCATACCAAATCCCAGTATATAAAAATGGCCGTTGGATAAAGGCTTCTGTCGCGCCGACGAGCTTCATGACTTCAATTTCGGTTCGACGATTCATGATCGCCAAACGAATGGTGTTACCAATCACTAATACCACTGCGAGTACCAATAAAGTGGCAATCGCTAGCACGGTTTTTTTCAAGTAACTTAAGCAATGCTTGCAAACGTTCTAGCCATTCAATGTCTAAACGACCAAAATCAACTTCGGATTCGCGTTCTAATTTTACCAATAACTCACGTGCGCCTGTTGGACTAGAGTATTTAAGCGAAGGCGTTACCGTAACTACAGCAGGTAATGGGTTTTCATCTAAATATGACAGCGCCTCACCAAATCCCGATAAACGCTGAAACTCTTCTAGTGCTTGCTCGCGACTAATGTAAGTGACTGATTCAACTTCACGAAAAGCTTTAATGCGCGACAATAAACTTTGAATAGATTGTTCACTGCGCCCTTTGTTAATAAATAATGAAATTTCTGCGGCACTGTTCCAAGACTGAGTGATATTTTCGGCATTTTTAACCAACACCTGCAGTGCAGCCGGTAAGCTTAAACTCACGCCCAATACAGCCATGGTCATAATAGATGATACTGGGTTGCGCCAAAGTTCGCCCATACTCGACATGCCTTGCTGCACATGACGAATAAAAAACATCACGATTCGGCCACTCAAGGGTAATTTACTTTGAGTAATACTCGGTTTTTTACTCATCGCATATTCTCCTCAGCAGCTGAACGTTCCCCACCGAGCATTCGTCCTTCACGCAGCGTAAAAGTGCGATATTTCATGCGCGCGATAAGACCTAAATCATGGGTGGCAATAAGCACGCTAGTACCTGAGTCATTAAAGGCCTCAAATAAGCGTAAAATATCCATCGATAATTTAGGGTCCAAGTTACCCGTAGGTTCATCGGCTAGCAGTAAAGGAGGCTTATTCACAATAGCGCGCGCGATACCGACGCGTTGTTGCTCACCACCAGACAGCATTATCGGTAAATGTCGTTCTTTGCCATATAAACCGACCATGTCGAGAGCACCTGCGACACGCTTACGAATTTCACCATGGGTAAAGCCTTCAATGACTAACGGTAAGGCGATATTGTCAAAGACAGTTTTATCCATCAGCAAGTGATGATTTTGGAAAATCATGCCGATATTACGTCGTAAATAGGGCACATGTTTCGGCCCTACATTCGCAATATTATGCCCATTAATAGACACCTTGCCTGCCGTGGCACGTTCAATCACGGTAATCAATTTGAGCAAAGTGCTTTTACCGGCACCAGAATGGCCAGTCAAAAAGGCCATTTCACCTTGTCGGAGATGAAAATTGACATCCATAAGGGCTTTTTGGCCCCCTGAATAGACTTTACTGACCTGCTCAAATTGGATCATATATTATTGGTCCGTTTTATCCTGACTAAATAATGCTTCAATAAAATCATTGGCGTTAAAGGTACGCAAATCATCAATTTGCTCACCCACACCAATATGACGGATCGGAATAGAAAATTTATCGGCAATCGCAAAAATAACCCCACCTTTGGCGGTACCATCTAACTTACTGATGGTAA
The Shewanella vesiculosa DNA segment above includes these coding regions:
- the ftsE gene encoding cell division ATP-binding protein FtsE is translated as MIQFEQVSKVYSGGQKALMDVNFHLRQGEMAFLTGHSGAGKSTLLKLITVIERATAGKVSINGHNIANVGPKHVPYLRRNIGMIFQNHHLLMDKTVFDNIALPLVIEGFTHGEIRKRVAGALDMVGLYGKERHLPIMLSGGEQQRVGIARAIVNKPPLLLADEPTGNLDPKLSMDILRLFEAFNDSGTSVLIATHDLGLIARMKYRTFTLREGRMLGGERSAAEENMR
- the rpoH gene encoding RNA polymerase sigma factor RpoH → MTYQTQSMALAVPHSTSSLEAYIQSVTSINMLDADTEYDIAKRLQENGDLHAAKQLIMSHLRFVVHVAKGYSGYGLPQADLIQEGNIGLMKAVKRFDPDVGVRLVSFAVHWIKAEIHEYVLKNWRIVKVATTKAQRKLFFNIRKSKKRLGWFSDAEVTMVAENLGVSKADVTEMESRMAAQDPAFDLTNDSDDDNHDFAPALYLEDHSSDLADQVEHANWEADSQARLLSAIKTLDERSQHILRARWLDDNKVTLQELASTYQVSAERIRQLEKNAMNKLKSCME